In a genomic window of Candidatus Omnitrophota bacterium:
- the hemB gene encoding porphobilinogen synthase, with the protein MQNISAKDLIMPYFVIEGRNKKEPVANMPGIFRLTIDNLLEEISEAKRLGISRVLLFGACPRQYKNESASYAYAKNNIVPRAVAGLKRKIKGVSVITDVCLCAYTSHGHCGILNKKNKIDNRKTLEALSKIAFVHADSGADWVAPSAMAKKQVSAIRSALDKNGFSKVKIMGYSAKFASNFYGPFRDAVDSAPKFGNRKAYQLDYTDAKKALREIRDDIREGADMVMVKPALSYLDIIKEAKQKFNYPLAVYNVSGEFALVKMGANIGLWQEKEVVFEIITSLKRAGADYIITYHAKDIAQWIKQKNYLI; encoded by the coding sequence ATGCAAAACATATCTGCTAAAGACCTGATTATGCCCTATTTTGTTATTGAGGGGCGCAACAAGAAAGAACCTGTTGCGAATATGCCTGGTATTTTTAGATTGACTATTGATAATCTCTTGGAGGAAATATCAGAGGCAAAACGGCTGGGTATATCTAGAGTGCTTCTTTTCGGAGCCTGCCCCCGGCAATATAAGAATGAGTCGGCAAGTTATGCCTACGCCAAAAATAATATTGTACCCCGGGCAGTAGCAGGATTAAAGCGTAAAATTAAAGGCGTGTCTGTTATTACCGACGTATGCCTCTGCGCTTATACTTCGCACGGCCACTGCGGCATCCTTAATAAAAAAAATAAAATAGATAACCGAAAAACTCTGGAGGCACTTTCTAAAATTGCCTTTGTGCATGCTGATAGCGGAGCAGATTGGGTTGCCCCTTCGGCAATGGCAAAAAAACAAGTATCCGCAATAAGAAGCGCGTTGGATAAAAACGGATTTTCTAAGGTAAAAATTATGGGCTATTCTGCTAAATTCGCGTCGAATTTTTACGGCCCATTCCGCGATGCAGTAGATTCCGCCCCTAAATTCGGAAACAGGAAGGCTTATCAATTGGATTATACTGATGCAAAAAAGGCGCTAAGGGAGATAAGGGATGATATCCGGGAAGGCGCGGATATGGTAATGGTCAAACCGGCTTTAAGTTACCTGGATATCATTAAAGAAGCAAAACAGAAATTTAATTATCCGTTAGCTGTTTATAATGTTAGCGGAGAGTTTGCGTTGGTAAAAATGGGGGCTAATATCGGTCTTTGGCAGGAGAAGGAGGTTGTTTTTGAGATCATTACTTCCCTAAAACGCGCCGGCGCCGATTATATTATTACCTATCACGCAAAAGATATTGCGCAATGGATAAAACAGAAAAATTATTTAATCTAG
- the thiS gene encoding sulfur carrier protein ThiS yields MKIKVNGKEQLIDDRDSSITGLLKIANVENPQMVSVQLNGEFVDRSKFDKLRLNEGDQLDFLYFMGGGSGLRFITKILHTKFSKEDPHGSLHMPVYDNVAFEFKTAEDLELAFQGKKPSHMYSRISNPTVEHFEQKIKAITDAAGVIALSSGMAAISNTILTIARSKDNIITSKHLFGNTYSLFENTLKDWGLETRYADLIRPEKVNQLIDGKTKAIFLETITNPQLEVVDIKAISEIARRKNILLIADTTMTPPYIFSAKEFGVDIEVISSTKWISGGATSVGGIIIDHGLYDWKKNDKLHSDAVKFGPFAFIGRLRHEVYRNIGACISAHNAYLQGLGLETLPLRLDIACANTLKIAEFLKQSARVKSVNYPGLKDSAYYETARKQFGDKPGAVLTFDLVSKKECFCFLNNLKLIRRATNLHDNRSLILHPGSTIFCEYDAALKNEMGVRDTLIRLAVGIEDYRDLISDIQQALEGL; encoded by the coding sequence ATGAAGATTAAGGTAAACGGCAAAGAACAATTGATTGATGATCGGGATTCATCGATTACCGGATTGCTAAAGATAGCTAATGTGGAAAATCCCCAGATGGTTTCTGTCCAGCTTAACGGGGAATTTGTTGACCGGTCAAAATTTGATAAGCTACGCTTAAACGAGGGTGACCAGCTGGATTTTCTCTATTTTATGGGCGGAGGAAGCGGATTAAGGTTTATCACTAAAATTTTGCATACTAAATTTTCAAAAGAAGATCCGCATGGGTCTTTGCATATGCCGGTATATGACAATGTGGCCTTTGAGTTCAAGACCGCTGAGGATTTGGAGCTTGCATTCCAGGGTAAGAAACCTTCGCATATGTACAGCCGCATAAGTAATCCCACGGTGGAACATTTTGAGCAAAAAATAAAGGCCATCACCGATGCCGCCGGAGTAATCGCGCTTTCTTCCGGAATGGCAGCTATCTCAAATACCATTTTAACCATTGCCAGGTCTAAAGATAATATTATCACTTCTAAACACCTTTTCGGTAATACCTATTCTTTATTTGAAAATACGCTTAAAGATTGGGGTTTGGAAACCCGCTATGCTGATTTGATCAGGCCGGAAAAAGTAAACCAGCTTATTGATGGGAAAACCAAAGCGATATTTCTTGAGACAATCACTAATCCTCAACTTGAGGTTGTAGATATAAAGGCCATCTCTGAAATAGCCAGAAGAAAAAATATCCTGCTTATTGCCGATACTACCATGACCCCGCCGTATATTTTTTCAGCCAAGGAATTCGGGGTAGATATCGAAGTCATTTCAAGCACTAAGTGGATTTCCGGAGGCGCAACCAGTGTCGGAGGCATAATTATCGACCACGGGCTCTATGACTGGAAGAAGAATGATAAATTGCATAGTGACGCGGTCAAATTCGGCCCCTTTGCTTTTATCGGCCGGCTCAGGCATGAGGTATACAGGAATATAGGAGCATGTATTTCCGCGCATAACGCTTATCTTCAAGGTTTAGGGCTAGAAACATTGCCGCTTAGGCTTGATATTGCCTGTGCCAATACGCTTAAGATCGCGGAGTTTTTAAAACAGTCAGCCCGGGTGAAATCCGTGAATTACCCGGGGCTTAAAGATTCTGCTTACTATGAAACTGCCCGTAAACAATTCGGGGATAAGCCGGGGGCGGTTTTAACTTTTGACCTGGTGTCAAAAAAAGAGTGTTTTTGTTTCCTGAATAATTTAAAACTTATCCGCAGGGCTACGAATTTGCATGATAACCGCTCCTTGATTTTGCATCCGGGATCAACGATTTTTTGCGAATATGACGCTGCGCTTAAAAATGAGATGGGGGTAAGGGATACTTTAATCAGGCTTGCCGTAGGTATTGAGGATTACCGGGATTTAATTTCCGATATACAACAGGCCCTGGAGGGCTTATGA
- the cobA gene encoding uroporphyrinogen-III C-methyltransferase gives MKTGKGKVYLVGAGPGAKDLISLRGQQVLQQAEVVIYDYLVDSQMLEDVNPQARLISCDKFGKRLPQEEFFDSQAKVNSAMVKFAKKGKLVVRLKNGDPFIFGRAQEEIEALLKNRIEFEVVPGITASQAASCFSGIPLTSRKISSSVIFISGRQAKGEKPAIDWSSISKNETIVLYMAVKNIRQIAKQLIKNGKPADTPVAAISQAGKINQKVAIAKLENIDRIVKKNKITAPAIFIIGQVVRLGEKLNWFKKNKRVLFTGLSAKRFFLKGNYFHLPMIKIEPLDNYADFDRHIKLIRSFNWLVFTSRYAVQYFFQRLGKIGLDTRSLQNIKIAAIGSSTAASLRNLGIIADLIPKVETSKGLLSALKRISLKGRRIFLPHSDISDKGLTKGLESFGAKVTGCAAYRNIMPENLPSFDLNKFDEIIFTSPSCVRNFIKHYGKPPKKTAIRCVGDVTLAQAKKLRLL, from the coding sequence ATGAAAACGGGAAAAGGTAAGGTATATTTAGTTGGCGCCGGCCCCGGAGCTAAGGATTTGATTAGCTTAAGAGGCCAGCAGGTGCTGCAGCAAGCAGAAGTTGTAATCTACGACTATCTTGTGGATAGCCAAATGCTTGAGGATGTAAATCCGCAGGCAAGATTGATCAGCTGCGATAAATTTGGTAAGAGGCTGCCGCAAGAAGAATTTTTTGATTCTCAGGCTAAAGTCAACTCCGCGATGGTAAAATTTGCAAAAAAAGGCAAATTAGTGGTGCGTTTAAAAAACGGGGATCCTTTTATCTTTGGCCGGGCTCAGGAGGAAATAGAAGCGCTTTTAAAAAATCGTATAGAGTTTGAAGTTGTTCCGGGAATTACCGCCTCCCAGGCAGCATCTTGTTTTTCCGGTATACCTTTGACCAGCCGTAAAATTTCATCCAGCGTCATATTTATCAGCGGCCGGCAGGCAAAAGGAGAAAAACCGGCTATTGATTGGAGCTCTATTTCTAAAAATGAAACTATCGTGTTGTATATGGCGGTAAAAAATATCCGCCAAATAGCCAAACAATTGATTAAAAATGGTAAACCTGCGGATACCCCGGTGGCTGCGATTTCCCAGGCAGGAAAGATTAACCAAAAAGTTGCCATCGCTAAACTTGAGAATATCGATAGGATAGTTAAGAAAAATAAAATTACTGCCCCTGCTATTTTTATCATTGGTCAGGTTGTGCGTTTGGGTGAAAAGTTGAATTGGTTTAAAAAAAATAAGCGTGTTTTGTTTACAGGGCTTTCGGCAAAAAGGTTTTTTTTAAAAGGAAATTATTTCCATCTGCCGATGATCAAGATCGAACCCCTTGACAATTATGCGGATTTTGACAGGCATATTAAGCTAATCCGAAGTTTTAACTGGTTAGTTTTTACGAGCCGTTATGCTGTGCAGTATTTTTTCCAGCGCCTGGGTAAAATTGGCCTGGATACGCGTTCACTGCAGAATATAAAAATTGCGGCAATCGGCTCTTCCACAGCCGCAAGCCTTAGGAACCTGGGGATTATTGCGGATTTAATTCCTAAAGTTGAAACATCAAAAGGCCTGCTCAGTGCCTTAAAGAGGATCTCCTTAAAAGGCAGAAGGATTTTTTTGCCTCATTCTGATATTTCGGACAAAGGGTTGACAAAAGGGCTGGAGAGTTTTGGTGCTAAGGTTACCGGCTGTGCTGCCTATAGAAATATTATGCCCGAAAATCTTCCTAGTTTCGATCTGAATAAGTTTGATGAAATAATTTTTACCAGCCCATCGTGTGTCCGTAATTTTATTAAGCATTATGGGAAACCGCCAAAAAAAACGGCTATAAGGTGCGTCGGGGATGTTACTCTGGCCCAAGCTAAAAAGTTACGTTTATTATAA
- a CDS encoding glutamate-1-semialdehyde 2,1-aminomutase has product MDKTEKLFNLAKRYLVGGVDSPVRSFNYVGGRPVLIRAGRGVKVFDYNNKEYLDYVLSWGAAILGHAHPAVLKIIKQKLESGLSFGTTNQTEIELAQEITRAIPFIKKIRFVNSGTEAVMAAVRLGRAYTGRDKIVKFTNSYHGHADYLLVKAGSGLATLQIPESAGVPKDFIKHTLIVPFGDKEALEAVFKKYKNEIAAVLVEPVGGNYGVLPVNIGFLKAVRSLTKKYGSLLICDEIINAFRFRYGAASQRFGIAPDLICLGKIIGGGLPIGAYAGSAKIMNKLAPLGKVYQASTFSGNPIVMQAGLATLKILKGSNYKRLKNLNEYLCSNLKKEALICGIKLEISHYESMFSLRFKSKNEFARFYKLMLDQGIFLAPSEFEVNFLSFAHTQKEINKTLFAVKLVFKRMEN; this is encoded by the coding sequence ATGGATAAAACAGAAAAATTATTTAATCTAGCCAAGCGATACTTAGTCGGCGGAGTAGACAGCCCGGTGCGCAGCTTTAACTATGTAGGCGGCCGTCCGGTATTGATCAGGGCTGGAAGGGGCGTTAAGGTATTTGATTATAATAATAAAGAATACCTTGATTATGTTCTTTCCTGGGGAGCGGCAATCTTAGGGCATGCTCATCCGGCCGTGCTCAAAATTATTAAACAAAAATTAGAATCAGGTTTAAGTTTTGGCACAACTAATCAAACTGAAATTGAGTTAGCGCAGGAAATCACCCGCGCAATCCCCTTTATTAAGAAAATACGCTTTGTTAATTCCGGGACTGAAGCGGTGATGGCAGCAGTAAGGCTGGGCCGGGCGTATACAGGAAGAGATAAAATCGTAAAATTCACGAATTCTTACCATGGCCACGCGGATTATCTTTTGGTTAAGGCCGGTTCCGGGTTAGCAACTCTGCAGATCCCGGAAAGCGCCGGCGTGCCGAAAGATTTTATTAAACACACACTGATAGTTCCTTTTGGCGACAAAGAAGCGCTTGAAGCGGTATTTAAAAAATATAAAAATGAAATTGCCGCGGTTTTGGTTGAACCGGTAGGCGGTAATTACGGTGTTTTGCCGGTGAATATTGGATTTCTGAAGGCAGTAAGGAGTTTGACTAAGAAATATGGATCCCTGCTGATCTGCGATGAAATAATTAACGCATTTCGTTTTCGATACGGGGCAGCTTCTCAAAGGTTCGGGATTGCTCCGGATTTAATCTGTTTAGGGAAAATTATCGGGGGTGGCTTGCCTATTGGTGCTTATGCGGGAAGCGCAAAGATCATGAATAAATTAGCTCCATTAGGAAAGGTTTATCAGGCTTCTACTTTTTCCGGTAATCCTATTGTTATGCAGGCAGGTTTGGCTACGCTCAAAATACTCAAAGGATCAAACTATAAGCGCCTTAAGAATTTGAATGAATATTTGTGTAGTAATCTAAAAAAAGAGGCGTTGATTTGCGGTATAAAATTAGAAATAAGCCATTATGAAAGTATGTTTAGCTTACGATTTAAATCTAAAAATGAGTTTGCCAGATTTTATAAATTAATGCTTGATCAAGGAATATTTTTGGCCCCCTCGGAATTTGAAGTAAACTTTTTATCCTTTGCGCATACGCAAAAAGAAATAAATAAAACTTTATTTGCTGTAAAATTGGTTTTTAAAAGAATGGAGAATTAA
- a CDS encoding M67 family metallopeptidase, giving the protein MKITKKVIKEMVEYAKKEAPLEACGYLGAKDGIITKIYALTNIDKSNEHFSFEPKEQFLAVKDARVQGLEICAVYHSHPASPALPSQEDVKLAYDPDMSYFIISLAGCNGQVRAFSIKSGEVSEINLEVVDD; this is encoded by the coding sequence ATGAAAATAACCAAGAAAGTAATTAAAGAAATGGTGGAATATGCTAAGAAAGAGGCGCCGCTTGAGGCCTGTGGGTATCTTGGCGCCAAAGACGGCATCATTACAAAAATATATGCGTTGACCAATATTGATAAAAGCAATGAGCATTTTTCTTTTGAGCCAAAAGAGCAATTCCTGGCAGTTAAAGATGCCCGTGTTCAAGGATTGGAGATTTGCGCTGTCTACCATAGCCATCCAGCCAGCCCGGCCCTCCCGTCACAGGAGGATGTAAAATTGGCGTATGATCCGGATATGAGTTATTTTATTATTTCCCTGGCAGGCTGCAATGGACAGGTGCGGGCATTTTCAATAAAGAGCGGTGAAGTGAGTGAAATTAATCTGGAGGTTGTTGATGATTAA
- the moeB gene encoding molybdopterin-synthase adenylyltransferase MoeB, whose protein sequence is MNFSEQQIERYSRHIILGDVGVEGQEKISNGKVLIIGTGGLGAPAALYLAAAGVGTIGLVDGDNVELSNLQRQVIHFTPDVGKPKVLSAQEKITLINPEVKVVTYQSRVYSGNIAGIIKDYDFIIDGTDNFAAKFLINDACVFGAKAFSHGGILRFDGQAMTYLPGQACYRCIFTGPPPKGAVPTCSQAGILGAVAGMLGTIQAAEALKFLIGKGELLLNRLLIFNALDMKFRQAEFKKNPDCPVCGNNPTIKELIDEELPACDLKKK, encoded by the coding sequence ATAAATTTTAGCGAACAACAGATAGAGCGTTATAGCCGCCATATCATTCTTGGCGATGTCGGGGTTGAGGGGCAGGAGAAGATTTCAAACGGAAAGGTGCTGATTATTGGGACCGGGGGCCTTGGCGCGCCGGCTGCTTTATATTTAGCAGCCGCAGGGGTCGGCACGATTGGTTTGGTTGATGGGGATAATGTTGAGTTATCAAACCTGCAGCGCCAGGTTATCCACTTTACTCCTGATGTCGGTAAGCCCAAAGTCTTATCGGCGCAAGAGAAAATTACCCTTATTAATCCCGAGGTGAAAGTCGTTACCTATCAGAGCAGGGTATATTCAGGTAATATCGCCGGAATTATCAAGGATTATGATTTTATTATCGATGGGACGGATAATTTTGCCGCTAAATTCCTGATTAACGATGCCTGTGTCTTCGGCGCTAAAGCGTTTTCCCACGGCGGAATTTTACGCTTTGACGGGCAAGCAATGACCTATCTTCCGGGCCAGGCATGTTACCGGTGTATATTCACCGGCCCTCCTCCGAAAGGCGCGGTGCCCACTTGTTCGCAAGCCGGTATCTTAGGGGCGGTTGCCGGTATGCTGGGTACGATCCAGGCAGCTGAGGCCTTGAAATTTCTTATTGGGAAAGGAGAGCTTCTTCTGAACCGGCTGTTAATCTTTAATGCTTTGGATATGAAGTTCCGCCAGGCGGAATTTAAAAAAAATCCGGATTGTCCTGTCTGCGGCAATAATCCAACAATTAAAGAATTGATTGATGAAGAACTGCCGGCTTGTGATTTAAAAAAGAAATGA
- a CDS encoding sulfurtransferase TusA family protein: MIKGYDLPVGLDAEITQLEELIRKHRAGEVSATELKAHRVPFGVYEQRQADTYMVRIRCAGGFVTPQQLESVSAIAQEYGVSDLHITSRQELQIHYVELDDIITVMRRLKEIGLSTRGGGGNTVRNIAVCDDAGIDPQEAFDVSLYAAALTTRMIAEGDSWNLPRKFKIAFSGSAEDKGYATLSDLGFIAQIKNKLENNGLVSNSQSRGIKGFRVYAAGGLGAKSAEGKLLFDFIQANEVYPVAEALKSVFFKYGNRRNKHAARLRFLWQNLGAEEFKQKFYQEYDRIKVDGFEPLDIIDYGQSLSSPGLPKAKPLDARGFSLWKTRFVRQQKQEGLFSVLIPIELGFIPCAQAAKLGRFLKSFGADVIRMTRDQNFLIRNIPLDYLGAAYNFFKETIPESSQPALYGKILSCAGAATCQLGICLSRQAAGALIDELKKSGLDLDKIGDIKINISGCPNSCGHHPAADLGFSGKALRNADRLYPAYNVFAGAVIGDGKTKLAEYTGEIPAKALVLLVKDLLKAYISKTGQFSNFREYINGEGKVDLREIILRYSKAPDFDKDKNYYFDWGADKLFSLAERKAGECSAGFFDLLEMDLNNIKNTQAVLATGAQDEREKLLGELVYYASRALLITRGLDAKNQEEVYAGFLKYFIETGLIDGAFREIITIAQHGDLKEILAKQAQAFELAKAVQALYETMDNSFNFKTTVSAQESRQEQISAAIIKDLRGVVCPLNFVKTKIELAKLKSGDTLEIWLDDGAPIENVPGSVKAEGHKIISQKRIANYWSVVINKK, encoded by the coding sequence ATGATTAAAGGGTATGATTTACCTGTTGGCTTGGATGCGGAGATCACCCAGCTTGAAGAGTTGATCCGCAAGCATAGGGCAGGTGAGGTTTCGGCAACCGAACTTAAGGCTCATCGCGTGCCTTTTGGGGTATATGAACAGCGTCAAGCCGATACCTACATGGTGAGGATCAGGTGCGCCGGAGGTTTTGTTACTCCTCAGCAGCTGGAAAGTGTCTCTGCCATCGCTCAGGAATACGGAGTAAGCGACCTGCATATTACCTCCCGGCAGGAGCTGCAAATTCATTACGTGGAATTGGATGATATTATTACTGTGATGCGGCGCTTGAAAGAGATTGGCCTTTCTACAAGGGGAGGCGGCGGCAATACTGTGCGCAATATTGCCGTTTGCGATGATGCCGGGATTGACCCGCAGGAAGCCTTCGATGTGTCTTTGTATGCCGCAGCCCTAACCACAAGGATGATTGCCGAGGGGGATTCCTGGAATTTACCGAGAAAATTTAAAATTGCTTTTTCCGGCTCCGCAGAAGATAAGGGATATGCCACTCTTTCTGACCTGGGTTTTATTGCGCAAATAAAAAATAAGTTGGAGAACAATGGTTTGGTTTCCAATAGCCAAAGCCGCGGGATAAAAGGATTTAGGGTTTATGCGGCCGGAGGCCTGGGCGCTAAATCAGCCGAAGGAAAACTTCTGTTTGATTTTATCCAGGCAAATGAAGTTTATCCTGTTGCCGAGGCGTTGAAAAGTGTTTTTTTTAAATACGGTAACCGCAGGAATAAGCATGCTGCCCGCCTGCGCTTCTTATGGCAGAACCTCGGTGCAGAGGAGTTTAAGCAAAAATTTTACCAAGAGTATGACCGGATTAAGGTTGATGGTTTTGAGCCGTTAGATATCATTGATTATGGGCAGAGTTTATCTTCTCCCGGTTTGCCCAAAGCTAAGCCTTTAGATGCGCGGGGGTTTTCGTTATGGAAAACGCGTTTTGTAAGGCAGCAAAAACAGGAAGGGTTATTTTCGGTATTAATTCCTATAGAGCTGGGTTTTATTCCTTGCGCGCAGGCCGCTAAATTGGGCCGGTTCCTGAAATCCTTTGGTGCTGATGTAATAAGGATGACCCGGGATCAGAATTTTCTGATACGCAATATTCCTTTGGATTATTTGGGCGCTGCCTATAATTTTTTTAAAGAGACAATACCTGAATCAAGCCAGCCTGCTCTTTACGGCAAAATATTATCTTGCGCCGGAGCGGCTACCTGCCAGCTTGGGATTTGCCTTTCCCGTCAGGCAGCAGGCGCCCTGATCGATGAGCTTAAAAAAAGCGGTTTGGATTTGGATAAAATAGGAGACATTAAAATTAATATCTCCGGATGTCCTAATTCCTGTGGCCACCATCCGGCGGCTGATTTGGGTTTTTCCGGTAAGGCATTGAGGAATGCCGACAGGTTATATCCGGCATATAATGTGTTTGCCGGAGCTGTTATTGGTGATGGTAAAACTAAACTCGCAGAATATACCGGAGAGATTCCTGCTAAGGCGCTGGTTCTGTTGGTAAAGGATCTTCTAAAGGCTTATATATCCAAAACCGGACAGTTTAGTAATTTTCGGGAGTATATTAATGGTGAAGGAAAAGTGGATTTAAGAGAAATTATTCTACGTTATTCTAAGGCGCCTGATTTTGATAAAGATAAAAATTATTATTTTGACTGGGGAGCGGATAAACTTTTTTCTTTAGCCGAGCGTAAGGCAGGGGAATGTTCCGCCGGATTTTTCGATCTTCTTGAAATGGATCTAAATAATATAAAAAATACTCAGGCGGTACTTGCAACAGGCGCGCAGGATGAAAGGGAGAAGCTGCTCGGTGAGCTGGTATATTATGCCAGCAGGGCGCTTTTGATTACCCGCGGGCTTGACGCAAAAAACCAGGAGGAGGTATATGCGGGATTTCTTAAATATTTCATCGAAACAGGATTGATTGATGGGGCGTTCAGGGAGATCATTACTATTGCTCAGCATGGTGATCTTAAAGAGATTTTAGCAAAGCAAGCTCAGGCATTTGAACTGGCTAAGGCAGTGCAGGCGCTGTATGAAACTATGGATAATAGTTTTAATTTTAAAACAACCGTTTCTGCGCAAGAATCCCGTCAGGAACAAATATCCGCAGCAATAATCAAAGATCTGCGGGGAGTTGTCTGCCCGCTTAATTTTGTAAAAACCAAGATTGAGCTGGCTAAGCTAAAATCCGGAGATACCTTGGAAATTTGGCTTGATGACGGCGCTCCAATTGAAAATGTCCCCGGGTCAGTCAAAGCCGAAGGCCATAAGATTATTTCGCAGAAAAGAATCGCCAATTACTGGTCAGTGGTAATCAATAAAAAATGA
- a CDS encoding O-acetylhomoserine aminocarboxypropyltransferase/cysteine synthase, whose amino-acid sequence MSKIDAKLKTESVLLHGGQEPDPTTGSRAVPIYQTTSYQFKSTEHAANLFGLKEFGNIYTRLMNPTTDVLEKRVALLDAGVGALGVSSGQSAITLSLLNIAQAGDEIVSADNLYGGTYNLFHYTFARLGIKVKFVKSNDLDAVQKAITSKTKAIYAESIGNPKLDVADLEGISKVAHKNGIPFVLDNTVSPYLLRPIDHGVDIVVYSATKFIGGHGTSLGGIIVDSGKFDWTNGKFPLIAEPEPSYHGINFVEALKPLGNIAYIIKARVTLLRDLGPALSPFNSFLFLQGLETLHLRMPRHSENALAVAKYLKKHGKVSWVNYPGLDDSPEKERVKKYLQKGQGAILGFGIKGGLEAGKKFIDSLELISHLANVGDAKSLAIHPATTTHQQLSSQEQLATGVTPDFIRLSIGIEHIDDIIADIEQALKKA is encoded by the coding sequence ATGAGCAAAATCGACGCAAAGTTAAAAACAGAGAGCGTGCTTTTACATGGGGGACAGGAGCCTGATCCGACAACCGGCTCGCGCGCCGTACCGATATACCAGACTACCTCATACCAGTTTAAAAGCACCGAACATGCTGCCAATCTTTTCGGCTTGAAGGAGTTTGGGAATATTTATACGCGTTTAATGAATCCCACTACCGATGTTTTGGAAAAAAGGGTGGCTTTATTAGACGCTGGCGTGGGGGCATTGGGTGTATCCAGCGGCCAATCCGCGATCACGCTGTCCCTGCTTAATATTGCCCAGGCAGGAGATGAGATTGTGTCGGCGGATAATCTTTACGGCGGCACTTATAACCTTTTCCATTATACCTTTGCGCGCTTAGGGATTAAAGTTAAGTTTGTCAAATCAAATGATTTGGATGCGGTCCAGAAGGCCATTACTTCTAAAACTAAAGCTATTTATGCCGAATCGATCGGAAATCCAAAATTGGATGTTGCGGATTTAGAGGGTATTTCCAAAGTAGCGCATAAGAATGGCATACCTTTTGTCCTGGATAATACAGTATCCCCGTATCTGCTGCGGCCGATTGACCACGGCGTGGATATCGTAGTTTATTCAGCCACCAAGTTTATCGGCGGCCATGGCACGAGTTTAGGGGGCATCATCGTTGATTCCGGAAAATTTGACTGGACTAATGGCAAGTTTCCTTTAATTGCCGAACCTGAACCCAGTTATCACGGGATCAACTTTGTAGAAGCGCTCAAGCCTTTAGGCAACATCGCTTACATTATTAAAGCGCGGGTTACTTTGTTACGTGATTTAGGCCCGGCGCTATCCCCTTTTAATTCTTTCCTCTTTTTGCAAGGCCTGGAAACATTGCATTTAAGGATGCCCAGGCATTCTGAAAACGCCTTAGCTGTGGCGAAATATCTAAAGAAGCATGGTAAGGTAAGCTGGGTAAATTACCCGGGTTTGGATGATAGCCCTGAAAAGGAAAGGGTCAAGAAATATCTGCAAAAAGGCCAGGGCGCGATTTTAGGTTTTGGAATTAAAGGGGGCCTTGAGGCAGGCAAAAAGTTTATCGATTCGCTGGAATTAATATCGCATCTTGCCAATGTCGGAGACGCAAAAAGCCTGGCTATCCATCCGGCAACTACCACGCATCAACAGTTATCCAGCCAGGAGCAATTGGCAACCGGGGTTACTCCTGATTTTATCCGCTTATCCATCGGTATTGAACATATCGATGATATTATCGCGGATATTGAGCAGGCTTTGAAAAAGGCATAG